From the genome of Glycine max cultivar Williams 82 chromosome 2, Glycine_max_v4.0, whole genome shotgun sequence, one region includes:
- the LOC100810851 gene encoding BEL1-like homeodomain protein 1: MATYFHSNSEIQAGADGLQTLVLMNPGYVQYSDTPPPPHGGNLVFLNSAAGNASLQNLSHAPPPHTQQFVGVPLSAAAAHEPPPPPASMHHDVSALHGFLPRMQYSLWNTIDPNAAAREAPRATQGLSLSLHGEEVRASPSSASGASNGGGVAGIQSVLLSSKYLKATQELLDEVVNVNSGIKVEQTKKLCFEKTKVVGESSTAASGGDGSVGGEGSGKRSSELSTTERQEIQMKKAKLINMLDEVEQRYRQYHSQMQIVISSFEQAAGIGSARTYTALALQTISKQFRCLKDAITGQIRAANKSLGEEDCFGAKIEGSRLKYVDHHLRQQRAIQQLGMINHNAWRPQRGLPERSVSVLRAWLFEHFLHPYPKDSDKHMLAKQTGLTRSQVSNWFINARVRLWKPMVEEMYLEEMKDHELNGSEEKSSKNGEDPATKTSTPQEKRAASEIESKSFNSKQDVSKNQNTPIVSTSPPSTSPVGGSVKNQSGFSFMGSSELDGITQGSPKKPRNHEILRSPNRVPSINMDVKANEANNEQQLSMDLERQNRDGYTFMGNQTNFISGFGQYPMEEIGRFDAEQFTPRFSGNNGVSLTLGLPHCDTLSGTHQSFLPNQNIQLGRGLDIGEPNQFGALNNSTSHSSAAFESINMQNPKRFAAQLLPDFVA, encoded by the exons ATGGCGACATATTTTCATAGTAACTCCGAAATTCAAGCCGGCGCTGACGGCCTTCAAACTCTCGTACTAATGAACCCCGGCTACGTCCAATACTCCGACACGCCGCCACCGCCGCACGGCGGAAACCTCGTATTCCTCAACTCCGCCGCCGGCAATGCCTCCCTACAAAACCTCTCacacgcgccgccacctcacaCGCAGCAATTCGTCGGCGTGCCGCTATCTGCCGCCGCCGCGCACGAACCTCCGCCGCCGCCGGCGTCCATGCACCACGACGTTTCCGCCCTGCATGGCTTCCTGCCGCGCATGCAGTACAGCCTCTGGAACACAATTGACCCCAACGCGGCGGCGCGTGAGGCTCCACGCGCCACCCAGGGGTTGTCGCTGAGCCTGCACGGGGAGGAGGTGCGCGCGTCTCCGTCGTCGGCTTCCGGGGCCTCCAACGGCGGCGGCGTGGCGGGGATTCAGAGCGTGCTGTTGAGCTCCAAGTACTTGAAGGCCACGCAGGAACTTCTGGACGAGGTTGTTAATGTTAACAGCGGAATTAAGGTAGAACAAACGAAGAAGCTGTGCTTCGAGAAAACTAAGGTTGTGGGAGAATCATCAACCGCCGCTAGTGGTGGTGACGGTTCTGTTGGTGGAGAGGGAAGTGGGAAGCGTAGCTCTGAATTGTCAACTACGGAGAGACAAGAAATTCAGATGAAGAAAGCCAAGCTAATCAACATGCTTGATGAG GTGGAGCAAAGGTACAGGCAGTACCACAGCCAGATGCAGATTGTGATATCCTCTTTCGAGCAAGCTGCTGGGATAGGCTCAGCGAGGACGTACACTGCTCTAGCATTGCAAACAATTTCAAAGCAATTTCGGTGTCTGAAGGATGCAATAACGGGGCAAATCAGAGCTGCAAACAAGAGTTTGGGGGAAGAGGATTGCTTTGGTGCTAAAATTGAAGGGTCTAGGCTCAAATATGTGGATCATCATCTAAGGCAACAGAGAGCTATTCAACAATTGGGAATGATCAATCACAATGCTTGGAGACCCCAGAGAGGATTGCCTGAGAGATCGGTTTCTGTTCTGCGTGCTTGGCTCTTTGAACACTTTCTCCACCC TTATCCCAAGGACTCGGACAAACACATGCTTGCAAAACAAACAGGGCTCACCAGAAGCCAG GTTTCAAATTGGTTCATAAATGCTCGAGTTCGGCTTTGGAAGCCAATGGTGGAGGAAATGTACTTGGAGGAGATGAAAGATCATGAACTAAATGGTTCTGAGGAGAAATCAAGCAAGAATGGTGAAGATCCTGCTACAAAAACATCAACTCCACAAGAGAAACGTGCTGCCTCTGAAATTGAATCCAAAAGTTTCAATTCCAAACAAGATGTTTCCAAAAACCAGAACACTCCTATAGTTTCAACTTCTCCACCATCAACATCACCTGTAGGGGGAAGTGTTAAGAACCAATCAGGATTCAGTTTCATGGGGTCATCAGAACTTGATGGAATCACACAAGGAAGTCCTAAAAAGCCAAGGAACCATGAAATTCTACGCTCTCCAAACCGTGTCCCTTCAATCAACATGGATGTGAAAGCCAATGAGGCAAACAATGAGCAACAACTCTCTATGGATCTTGAGAGGCAGAATAGGGATGGCTACACTTTCATGGGGAACCAAACAAACTTCATTAGTGGTTTTGGACAATACCCTATGGAGGAAATTGGTAGGTTTGATGCTGAGCAATTCACACCAAGGTTTTCAGGTAATAATGGAGTTTCCCTCACTCTTGGTCTTCCTCATTGTGACACATTGTCAGGAACACACCAAAGTTTTCTCCCAAACCAAAACATTCAATTAGGAAGAGGGTTGGACATTGGTGAACCAAACCAGTTTGGTGCATTGAATAATTCCACTTCTCACTCTTCAGCAGCATTTGAGAGCATCAACATGCAGAACCCAAAGAGGTTTGCTGCACAATTGCTACCAGACTTTGTGGCCTAA